The following is a genomic window from Bacteroidota bacterium.
ATCTTCCACAGAAGTGACCTTGCAATAGTTAGTGGTAAGGACATTTAGTCCGAATGTATTTAACTTTTGCAGCGGATAATTTGCATGAATTTTCATTGGAAACGAAATTAAAGCATAATATGAGTTGAATGCAGTTCCGGTTCTAAGTTTTTCACCGATTTACTCACACCCAAAAAATGACTATTTACCAAGACTGTAAGAGTCATTGCCGAATTGAATTGAATTCGCCTGAACACCACTGTATATTGTGCCCATCTCATGGTTAGTTTTTGGTTAAACAACATGGAGGTGTTTATTCGAGTTGAACAGCGGCAGGGAGAGCCGCTGTTTCTTTTTGTAGTGGTACCTACACTTACTCTTACACTAAAACAACTCTCCCGAAAGTTATCATCCCAGTCTGAGAATGATGTGAGTAAATAGTCCTCACACTCCACACTTCAAACTCAAACTTCACACTAATTAAAGATAGGTTGAGGTTGAGTTTGAAGTTTGTAGTGTGGGCATTTTACATATCCCACTGCACACCTCTAACTTCAAACTGTTAAGCCAAACTTCACACTACAAACTCAAACTTCACACTAATTAAAGATAGTTTGAGTTTGTGTGTGAAGTGTGGACATTTTACCACTCAGTTCCAATTTAGCAATTTAATCAACGATTAATTTAGGTAGAGTTTAAGTTTAAGTGTAGGATTGAAGAGCAAAGTGTAGAACCCCTTACACACTTCAAATTCAACTGATTTTACCTACAGTTAATTCTCTGTTAACCTCAGCATAACATCGCTCAGGTACTTTTGCTTGCAGAAAAAAAAACCTAAACAATCATGAAAAAATTATTACTAATCATTGCAATCTTTATTGCGCCGTTTTTAACGAATGCGCAAAGTACTATTACTGTAAGTGGAGATATAACAACGAACACTAACTGGACGAATAACAATCAGTATATTTTGTCCGGTTTTGTTTATGTTACTTCAGGTGCTGAATTGACAATACAGGAAGGTACTATTATTAAAGGTGACAAAACTACAAAAGGATCTTTGATCATCACGCGTGGATCGAAGATAAATGCACAGGATCAGCTTCTCAGCCGATTATCTTTACATCAGGAGAGCCATTGGGTTCAAGAACCTATGGTGACTGGGGTGGATTGATTTTATTGGGAAATGCACCGATCAATGATCCTGCTGGAGAAAAAGTTATCGAAGGTGGTCTGGATGCTGTAAAAGGACTTTACGGTGGAACAGATGCAGCTGACAATTCAGGAATTCTTGAATTTGTACGCATTGAATTTCCGGGTATCGCTTTTCAACCGAATAATGAAATCAATGGACTAACATGTGGTGGAGTAGGAAGTGGAACTGTGTTGAATCACATTCAGGTAAGTTACAGTGGTGATGATTCATATGAATTCTTTGGTGGTACAGTAAATGCAAAAAACCTAATTGCATACAGAGGAGTTGACGATGATTTTGATACAGACTTTGGTTTTTCAGGAAATCTGCAGTTTATAGTAGCACTTCGTGATAGCAATGTTGCTGACGTTTCAGGTTCAAACGGTTTTGAAAGTGATAATGATGCTACCGGATCAACAAATACACCTTTAACTCATGCTACAATTTCAAATGCAACTATCGTTGGACCACTGGTGGATGCTTCAACTGCAATTAACAGCAATTATAAACGTGGTGCACACATTCGTCGTAGCTCAGAAGAGTCACTTTATAATTCAATTATTACAGGTTATCCTGTTGGTTTGCTTATTGATGGTACAAATTGTGAAACGAGTGCTATTGCAGGTGGACTTGAAATCAAGAATTCAGTACTTGCAGGTTGTCTTACAAACTTTGCAGTAGCAAGTGGTAGTGCATGGGATCTTGCAGGATGGTATGGTACAGGTTTATTCGCAAATGAAGTACTGACTAATGTAAGTGATGTAATGTTAACAGCTCCACATAATTACTCAGCACCTGATTTCCTTCCACAGGCTGCTACATCAATGCTTTTTGGAGCAGATTTCACAGCAACACGCTTAACAAATTCATTCTTTGATGCAGTTACTTACAGAGGTGCATTCGGTACAACAGACTGGACAACCGGTTGGGCAAACTGGACTCCGGAAACGAATAATTATATCCTTTCGGTAAATACAATCAACAGTATTTCTTCTTTGGAAGTATTCCCGAATCCAATCGCTGAACAAGTGAGTGTAAATTTGAATCTTGAGAAATCAGAATCAATTTCATTCGTGATCAACGATCTTACAGGTAGAGCTGTAACAGAATTGTCTACTAAAGCTTTCAGTGCAGGTTCAAATAAATTCACGATCAATACAAGTGATCTTTCAAAAGGAATTTATATGCTGGTACTTTCAACTTCTACAGGACAAAGAACAGTTAGATTGATAAAATAAGGTTAGATTTTACGCTAAAGTCCCGGTAATTTATAGGGACTTTTTTTTGTGATCGATTGTGATTAGAATATTTTCGTTGATTTATTTTTAACGCAAGATCACTAAGTTCACAATAAGAACACGGAATTCTTAGTGGTCTTGCTGTGAACTTAGTGCGCTTAGTGTTTTATTTTTTTCAGCTAACGTAAGGTTAATATGGAGTTAACCTTCGATTTAAGATAGCTTAACAATGCAGAGCGAAATTTGAGGAATCAACATTCGAAAGATGAAAAAAATGAAAAGTCCCTTATTGTTATTAATTCTGCATTTTGCGCTGAATAATTATGCTTCAGCAGCAGGAACAATTACCGGACAAGTACTGGATAAGGCCAGCAGCGAGACCCTGATAGGGGTTCTGGTTTGGATTGATGGAAGTTCGATAGGTACTTCAACCGATATTGATGGCAAATTCAATCTTAACGTAAGCCCTGGAAGTTATAATTTATCTGTCAAATACATCGGCTATAATCCAAAAATTGTGGAGAATGTCGAAGTCAAAGACAACGAGACTTTAGCATTAAATGTTATTCTTGAACCTTCTGTTCAACAACTCAATGAGGTTACAATAGTCGCAGAAATGCGTCGTGAAAGTGCAAGTTCAATTCTTTTGATGCAAAAAAGAAGTGCCGTTGTTCAGGATGGAATTTCTTCAGAGGCGATCAAAAAGACTGCGGATAAAAATACAGCTGAAGTTTTAAAAAGAGTAAGCGGGGCCAGTCTGCAGGAAGGTAAATTTGTTATCGTTCGCGGACTTAGTGACAGATATAATCTGGCAATGATCAATAATACTATGTTGCCGAGTAGTGAGCCGGACAGAAAATCATTTTCGTTTGATCTCTTCCCGTCATCATTGCTTGATAATTTATTTATTCTGAAAACTGCATCACCGGATCTTCCGGGTGAATTTGCAGGCGGGATTATCCAGCTCAATACCAAAGATATTCCTGACAAACGTTTTCTTGG
Proteins encoded in this region:
- a CDS encoding T9SS type A sorting domain-containing protein, which codes for MGSRTYGDWGGLILLGNAPINDPAGEKVIEGGLDAVKGLYGGTDAADNSGILEFVRIEFPGIAFQPNNEINGLTCGGVGSGTVLNHIQVSYSGDDSYEFFGGTVNAKNLIAYRGVDDDFDTDFGFSGNLQFIVALRDSNVADVSGSNGFESDNDATGSTNTPLTHATISNATIVGPLVDASTAINSNYKRGAHIRRSSEESLYNSIITGYPVGLLIDGTNCETSAIAGGLEIKNSVLAGCLTNFAVASGSAWDLAGWYGTGLFANEVLTNVSDVMLTAPHNYSAPDFLPQAATSMLFGADFTATRLTNSFFDAVTYRGAFGTTDWTTGWANWTPETNNYILSVNTINSISSLEVFPNPIAEQVSVNLNLEKSESISFVINDLTGRAVTELSTKAFSAGSNKFTINTSDLSKGIYMLVLSTSTGQRTVRLIK